A window of Sutcliffiella cohnii contains these coding sequences:
- a CDS encoding pullulanase, whose amino-acid sequence MTSKRFRKAFSIFLSLLLLISMIPSYIPTVTAETVKSPVISEDGTISFFYENSEAERVRVAGSFTNWAADAIEMEQVEGGIWTKSIQLPPNTYEYKFIVDEDVWITDPLNESYQNGNSKFVVLGEGNEEEDPSLQRYIEFTYERQDQNYEGWNLWVWGTGVKDDEILFSEIKDGKAIANIAVSPSADNVGFIIRKGNWEQKDIDADRNIVLSKNENVTKVRVQSGQESFFTVPDIVGPSIENGDAHFFYRDSELFKANEMESIEKVELSLLGERYEMTRDSENEWFHFIYENIPQGEHEYSFFVTKDGITEEVLDTYNTIDGKSIITHGQVDVQLTGSVQPDSINYNENAVIAVQVESDEEVTFREVYVDLSSIGGSNKVKIDRELMEISIAVDQHVTAGTKTLPIVATDQFGNKHEAEVTLEVKARTFTGEEADFDWDEAVIYFLLTDRFFDGDSSNNDPYGIGYDTSKRGTFQGGDFKGITQKLDYLDELGINTIWINPIVENIKFDVGTPVPGEPYYGYHGYWASNFSELNPHFGTMADFHELIDEAHARGIKIMVDVVLNHAGYGLKQSDAKNSSIPHYPTEEDRARFSGMLREGDNVGDATVRGELAGLPDFITEDADVREQIIQWQVDWINKSRTVNGNTIDYFRVDTVKHVENTTWQAFKNELTKDMPQFKLIGESWGAHINDDQGYLKNGMMDSLLDFDFKNYARDFANGQLEAVQNQLENRNNKLSNTATFGQFLGSHDEDRFLKLVDGDLGKYQVAASLQITAKGQPVIYYGEELGLPGENDYPYYTNRPNMPWVEVEGNEVLEHYQKLLSFRNVNSQIFAKGDRQKIAGSDRDKYLMFSRTYNDEHVLVGLNVDNTEKQVALHFDSSEAVVTDHYANKTYTASEEGTVTIPIPAKEDGGTVLLTFNGDELPVPLPNDAGEIGENTLRIHYQRTDNSYENLGLWLWGDVQSPSDNWPSGGTPFSPNNVTDYGVYVDVPIKSDASNIGFLVLNRTNGDKDGGDKVVQLFSSEINEIWIKEGSDEVFLYEPVDLPANTVRIHYDRTNSDYDGWAMWNWGDVTIPSESAGSWPNGATDAAGVNKYGAYYDISLVENAETIGFLFVNKETGAQTGDMSFQSLAQHKMLFVKEGEDAIFTDPYGAIPITLQSGEVISDKKISLTFSKTEGLDVEKLAEELKIKDNEGNEVSFTHITVEDSRRVIVHGEFDLEKVPYEITYGERTIIAKTGWRLIDEMYGYEGNLGATLYADGTARLKVWSPKADDVTVVLYDKDDQFEIVTEIPMELGDRGVWSITLSRQNTGLSSHKGYYYHYRITHGEEAKLTLDPYAKSMAAWSHEMDYPVGKAAIVDPSNIGPELDYATISGFEKREDAIIYEVHVRDFTSDPNIADELTAQFGTFASFVEKLDYIESLGVTHIQLLPVMSYFFGDELSNYERMLQYASTNTNYNWGYDPHSYFSLSGMYSENPNDPELRIREFKNLINEIHKRDMGVILDVVYNHTARVSIFEDLVPNYYHFMDADGTPRTSFGGGRLGTTHQMARRVLVDSILYWVDEFKVDGFRFDMMGDHDAESIQMAFDRAKELNPNIVMIGEGWVTYAGDEGEPVQAADQQWMQYTEAVGSFSDEFRNELKSGFGSEGQPRFITGGARNVQQIFDNIKAQPHNFVADQPGDVVPYIEAHDNLTLYDVIAQSIKKDPDIEENNLEIHKRIRIGNAMVLTAQGTAFIHAGQEYGRTKQWRAEATEAPYKSTYMVDESGNPFLYPYFIHDSYDSSDIINRFDWEKVTNDELYPVNTETKDYTAGLIALRRSTDAFTLGSKELVDEKITMVDAPEVREHDTVIAYRNEATNGDAYYVFVNADTDVRTLSLSEDLTGGTVLVDDDEAGIVEVPQRSGFELTDQNIVLDPLTTVVIKVSKLNDEEEEETPPGENPGNGNNPGNGNNPGNGNNPGNGNNPGNGNSPGNGNNPGNGNSPGNGNKPGEGNKPGKGKNGGETPKTEGAKLPKTASSIYNWLFIGAILLASGGGSIFYQKRRKNI is encoded by the coding sequence ATGACTAGCAAAAGGTTTCGTAAAGCTTTCTCGATTTTTTTATCGCTTTTATTGTTAATCTCGATGATTCCAAGTTACATACCTACTGTAACAGCGGAAACAGTAAAGAGTCCTGTTATTAGTGAAGATGGGACGATAAGTTTTTTCTATGAAAATAGTGAAGCCGAAAGAGTTCGAGTCGCTGGCAGTTTTACTAACTGGGCAGCCGACGCAATTGAAATGGAACAAGTTGAAGGTGGAATATGGACGAAAAGTATTCAGCTTCCTCCTAATACGTATGAATATAAATTTATTGTAGATGAAGACGTTTGGATCACTGATCCGTTAAACGAAAGTTATCAAAATGGGAACAGTAAGTTCGTTGTATTAGGAGAAGGAAATGAAGAAGAAGACCCCTCTTTACAACGGTATATCGAATTTACTTATGAAAGACAAGATCAAAACTACGAAGGCTGGAATCTTTGGGTTTGGGGTACTGGTGTAAAAGATGACGAAATTCTCTTTTCAGAAATAAAGGATGGGAAAGCGATTGCTAACATTGCTGTCAGTCCTTCCGCTGATAATGTTGGATTTATCATTCGAAAAGGTAATTGGGAGCAGAAAGACATTGATGCTGACCGAAATATTGTATTAAGCAAAAATGAAAACGTTACGAAAGTCCGTGTGCAGAGTGGACAAGAAAGCTTTTTTACCGTTCCAGATATAGTTGGACCTTCGATTGAGAATGGCGATGCGCATTTCTTTTATCGAGATTCAGAGCTTTTTAAAGCAAATGAAATGGAAAGTATAGAAAAAGTGGAGCTTTCTCTATTAGGCGAACGGTACGAAATGACAAGAGATAGCGAAAATGAGTGGTTTCACTTCATTTATGAAAATATCCCACAAGGGGAGCATGAATACAGCTTTTTTGTCACGAAAGATGGCATAACAGAGGAAGTTCTGGATACTTATAATACTATTGATGGAAAATCAATTATTACACATGGGCAAGTAGATGTTCAATTGACGGGATCTGTACAACCGGATTCAATTAACTATAACGAAAATGCGGTTATAGCTGTCCAAGTGGAATCCGATGAGGAAGTTACATTTCGTGAAGTTTATGTTGATTTATCTAGTATTGGTGGAAGTAATAAAGTAAAGATTGATCGTGAATTAATGGAGATCTCGATTGCGGTGGATCAACATGTTACAGCTGGCACGAAAACATTGCCGATAGTAGCAACAGACCAATTTGGAAACAAACATGAAGCAGAAGTAACACTTGAAGTGAAAGCAAGAACTTTTACAGGTGAAGAAGCTGACTTTGATTGGGATGAGGCAGTTATTTACTTTTTATTAACAGACAGATTTTTTGACGGCGATTCCTCTAATAACGACCCGTACGGAATTGGGTACGATACATCCAAACGAGGAACGTTTCAAGGTGGAGATTTTAAAGGAATTACCCAAAAGCTAGATTATTTAGATGAGTTAGGTATTAATACGATTTGGATTAATCCAATAGTAGAAAATATTAAGTTTGATGTGGGGACTCCAGTGCCAGGAGAACCGTATTATGGCTACCATGGTTATTGGGCTAGTAACTTTAGTGAGTTGAATCCACATTTTGGTACAATGGCTGACTTCCATGAGTTAATTGATGAGGCACATGCACGTGGAATAAAAATTATGGTGGATGTTGTATTGAATCATGCCGGTTACGGGTTAAAGCAATCGGATGCAAAAAATAGTAGTATACCACATTATCCAACAGAAGAAGACCGTGCTCGATTTAGCGGGATGCTCCGTGAAGGGGATAATGTAGGTGATGCAACGGTACGTGGGGAACTGGCTGGATTACCGGACTTTATTACAGAGGATGCGGATGTAAGAGAACAAATCATTCAATGGCAAGTAGATTGGATTAATAAATCAAGAACAGTTAATGGAAATACGATTGACTATTTCCGTGTCGATACGGTCAAGCATGTAGAAAATACGACATGGCAGGCTTTTAAAAATGAATTAACGAAAGATATGCCACAGTTTAAATTAATTGGAGAATCGTGGGGCGCACATATTAACGATGACCAAGGATATTTAAAGAACGGCATGATGGATTCGTTACTAGATTTTGATTTTAAAAATTATGCTCGTGATTTCGCGAACGGCCAGTTAGAAGCTGTACAAAATCAATTGGAAAATCGTAATAATAAACTATCCAACACAGCTACTTTCGGTCAATTTTTAGGAAGTCATGATGAAGATCGCTTCTTGAAATTAGTAGATGGTGATTTAGGTAAATATCAAGTAGCAGCATCTCTACAAATAACAGCAAAAGGTCAACCAGTTATTTACTATGGAGAAGAGCTTGGCTTACCAGGTGAAAATGATTACCCATACTATACAAATCGACCAAACATGCCTTGGGTTGAAGTAGAAGGTAATGAAGTATTAGAACATTATCAAAAGTTGCTATCCTTCCGAAATGTTAACTCGCAAATTTTCGCAAAAGGTGATCGACAAAAAATAGCAGGGTCTGATCGTGACAAATATTTAATGTTTTCTCGAACTTATAATGATGAACACGTCTTAGTAGGCTTAAATGTTGATAATACGGAAAAACAAGTAGCTCTTCATTTCGACTCAAGTGAAGCTGTCGTAACAGACCATTATGCGAATAAAACGTATACAGCTTCCGAGGAAGGTACTGTAACGATCCCGATTCCAGCTAAAGAGGATGGCGGAACGGTGTTACTTACTTTTAATGGTGACGAATTACCAGTTCCTCTACCGAACGATGCAGGGGAAATAGGTGAAAATACACTTCGTATTCACTATCAACGAACGGACAATAGTTATGAAAACTTAGGGTTATGGTTATGGGGAGATGTACAATCCCCATCTGATAATTGGCCATCTGGTGGGACACCGTTTTCTCCAAATAACGTAACGGACTATGGAGTTTATGTAGATGTACCGATAAAGAGTGATGCGTCTAATATAGGGTTCTTAGTTCTAAATAGAACAAATGGGGATAAAGATGGTGGAGACAAAGTAGTACAATTATTCTCATCTGAAATAAATGAAATTTGGATTAAAGAAGGCTCTGACGAAGTATTTTTATACGAACCAGTTGACTTACCAGCAAACACTGTTCGAATTCACTATGATAGAACGAACAGCGACTATGATGGTTGGGCAATGTGGAATTGGGGAGATGTTACTATCCCTTCAGAATCTGCAGGTTCATGGCCGAATGGTGCAACTGATGCAGCTGGTGTAAATAAATATGGTGCATATTATGATATTTCATTAGTGGAAAATGCAGAAACGATTGGCTTCCTTTTTGTTAATAAGGAGACAGGAGCTCAAACTGGTGATATGTCGTTTCAATCACTCGCTCAGCATAAAATGCTCTTCGTAAAAGAAGGAGAAGATGCAATTTTCACTGACCCTTACGGTGCTATTCCAATTACCCTACAGTCGGGTGAAGTAATTTCTGATAAAAAGATTTCTTTAACGTTCTCTAAAACGGAAGGTCTTGATGTAGAAAAACTTGCGGAAGAGTTGAAGATAAAAGATAACGAAGGAAATGAAGTCTCTTTCACACATATTACGGTTGAAGATAGTAGACGTGTAATCGTGCATGGAGAATTTGATTTAGAAAAAGTTCCGTACGAAATCACATACGGTGAACGTACAATCATCGCAAAAACAGGTTGGCGTCTAATCGATGAGATGTATGGATATGAAGGTAACCTTGGCGCGACATTATACGCCGACGGAACAGCGAGACTAAAAGTATGGTCACCAAAAGCAGATGATGTAACAGTAGTGTTATACGACAAGGATGATCAATTTGAAATAGTAACAGAAATACCGATGGAATTAGGTGACCGAGGAGTATGGTCTATTACTCTATCAAGACAAAATACAGGACTCAGTAGTCATAAAGGGTATTACTATCACTATCGAATTACACACGGCGAGGAGGCTAAATTAACATTAGATCCTTACGCAAAATCGATGGCTGCATGGAGTCACGAAATGGACTATCCCGTCGGAAAGGCTGCCATTGTGGATCCATCTAACATTGGTCCAGAATTAGACTATGCAACTATTTCAGGATTTGAAAAACGTGAGGATGCGATTATTTATGAAGTTCACGTTCGTGACTTTACGTCTGATCCTAATATTGCTGACGAATTAACTGCACAATTTGGTACATTTGCGTCATTCGTGGAAAAATTAGATTATATCGAATCGTTAGGGGTAACACATATTCAATTGTTACCGGTAATGAGTTACTTCTTTGGTGATGAGCTTAGTAACTATGAAAGAATGTTGCAGTACGCTTCGACAAACACGAATTATAACTGGGGTTATGACCCACATAGTTATTTCTCCTTATCCGGTATGTATTCTGAAAATCCGAATGATCCAGAACTAAGAATAAGAGAGTTTAAAAACTTAATAAACGAAATTCATAAGCGTGACATGGGTGTTATTTTAGATGTAGTATACAACCATACTGCGAGAGTTTCTATTTTTGAAGATTTAGTGCCAAACTATTATCATTTCATGGATGCAGATGGTACTCCGAGAACAAGTTTTGGTGGTGGACGTTTAGGTACGACTCATCAAATGGCAAGAAGAGTGTTAGTAGATTCTATTTTATATTGGGTAGATGAGTTTAAAGTAGATGGCTTCCGCTTTGATATGATGGGAGACCATGATGCAGAAAGTATTCAAATGGCTTTTGATAGAGCAAAAGAATTAAATCCTAACATTGTAATGATTGGGGAAGGTTGGGTAACGTATGCAGGAGACGAAGGAGAGCCTGTTCAAGCTGCTGACCAACAGTGGATGCAATATACAGAGGCAGTAGGAAGTTTCTCCGATGAATTTAGAAATGAGCTCAAGTCTGGTTTTGGAAGTGAAGGACAACCAAGATTTATTACGGGTGGTGCTCGAAACGTACAACAGATCTTTGATAACATAAAAGCACAGCCACATAACTTTGTTGCTGATCAACCAGGTGATGTAGTTCCTTACATTGAAGCTCATGATAACTTAACGCTATATGATGTTATTGCTCAATCTATAAAGAAGGACCCAGATATTGAAGAAAACAATTTAGAAATTCATAAACGTATTAGAATAGGAAATGCAATGGTATTAACTGCACAAGGAACAGCATTTATCCATGCTGGTCAAGAATACGGACGTACAAAACAATGGAGAGCAGAAGCAACAGAGGCTCCGTATAAATCGACTTATATGGTGGACGAAAGTGGTAACCCATTCCTATACCCGTATTTTATTCATGATTCTTACGATTCGTCGGACATTATTAACCGTTTCGACTGGGAGAAAGTAACGAACGATGAATTGTATCCAGTTAATACGGAAACAAAAGATTATACTGCTGGGTTAATTGCTTTACGTAGATCAACGGATGCTTTCACACTCGGTTCAAAAGAGTTAGTAGATGAAAAAATTACAATGGTCGATGCTCCTGAAGTAAGAGAACATGATACTGTTATTGCGTACCGAAATGAAGCAACAAACGGAGATGCGTACTATGTATTTGTTAACGCTGATACCGATGTTAGAACGTTGTCGCTATCTGAGGATTTAACGGGTGGAACTGTACTTGTAGACGATGATGAAGCTGGAATAGTTGAAGTTCCACAACGTTCAGGTTTTGAACTGACGGACCAAAATATTGTATTAGATCCACTTACTACGGTTGTCATAAAAGTAAGTAAACTTAACGATGAAGAAGAGGAAGAAACACCTCCGGGAGAAAATCCGGGGAATGGAAACAATCCAGGGAACGGGAATAATCCGGGTAATGGAAACAACCCAGGAAACGGGAACAATCCTGGTAATGGAAACAGTCCAGGAAACGGGAACAATCCTGGTAATGGAAACAGTCCAGGAAACGGAAACAAACCTGGAGAAGGAAACAAGCCAGGGAAAGGTAAAAATGGTGGAGAGACTCCAAAAACAGAAGGTGCAAAACTTCCTAAAACTGCTTCATCCATTTATAACTGGCTTTTTATAGGTGCTATTCTTTTAGCTAGTGGTGGCGGTAGCATTTTTTATCAAAAACGTAGAAAAAATATTTAA
- a CDS encoding ACT domain-containing protein, whose translation MVMLDEKFYLVREDILPEAMKKAIDAKEMLARGKVHSVAEAVKRVDLSRSAFYKYRDAVFPFHMMVKEQITTLFFHLEDQKGALSQLLSIVANAGCNVLTIHQTIPLQGKANVTLSLDMSGLNEDINSLLGTLKKLEFVDKVEVLSSGA comes from the coding sequence ATGGTCATGCTAGATGAAAAGTTTTACTTAGTACGTGAAGATATTTTACCAGAAGCAATGAAAAAGGCAATCGATGCGAAAGAAATGTTAGCGCGTGGAAAAGTACATTCCGTTGCTGAAGCGGTAAAAAGAGTAGATTTAAGTCGCAGTGCTTTTTATAAATATCGGGACGCAGTATTTCCTTTTCATATGATGGTAAAAGAACAAATTACGACTTTGTTTTTTCATTTAGAAGATCAAAAAGGGGCGCTATCTCAGCTACTATCTATCGTAGCTAACGCAGGCTGTAACGTTTTAACCATTCACCAAACGATTCCATTACAAGGAAAAGCGAATGTGACGTTATCTTTAGATATGTCTGGATTAAATGAAGATATAAATTCATTACTAGGAACATTAAAAAAGTTAGAATTTGTTGATAAAGTAGAAGTTTTGAGCTCGGGTGCTTAA
- the obgE gene encoding GTPase ObgE: MFVDQVKIYVKGGDGGNGMVAFRREKYVPKGGPAGGDGGKGADVILEVEEGLRTLMDFRYKRHFKAPRGQHGMSKGQHGRNAEPLIVKVPPGTVVLDEQTKDVIADLTIHGQQFVVAKGGRGGRGNSRFATPANPAPEISENGEPGQERDVILELKVLADVGLVGFPSVGKSTLLSVVSSAKPKIAEYHFTTIVPNLGVVETDDNRSFVMADLPGLIEGAHSGVGLGHQFLRHIERTRVILHVIDMAGTEGRDPYEDYVTINKELEEYNLRLTERPQIIVANKMDMPDAEEKLAEFREKVGEDITIFPISAITRSGVRELLFAVADELEDAPEYPLHDLEEIEQRVLYKHEKEAPQFTITRDPAGIWELSGFEIEKLFQMTNFEREESIRRFARQMRGMGVDEALRGRGAKDGDIVRIMEYEFEFIE; encoded by the coding sequence ATGTTTGTCGATCAGGTCAAGATTTATGTTAAAGGTGGCGACGGAGGGAACGGTATGGTTGCGTTCCGTCGTGAAAAATATGTTCCAAAAGGTGGACCAGCTGGTGGAGATGGCGGAAAAGGTGCGGATGTCATTTTAGAAGTAGAAGAAGGATTACGTACGTTAATGGATTTCCGTTATAAGCGCCATTTCAAAGCACCAAGAGGTCAACACGGGATGAGTAAAGGGCAGCATGGTCGTAATGCGGAGCCGTTAATTGTTAAAGTTCCACCGGGTACGGTTGTACTAGATGAACAAACGAAAGATGTAATAGCGGATTTAACGATTCATGGACAACAATTCGTAGTAGCAAAAGGAGGCCGCGGTGGTAGAGGGAATTCTCGATTTGCAACTCCGGCTAACCCAGCCCCGGAAATTTCAGAAAATGGGGAACCCGGCCAAGAGCGAGATGTTATTTTAGAATTAAAAGTATTAGCGGATGTTGGACTAGTCGGATTTCCAAGCGTAGGAAAATCTACATTGTTATCTGTCGTTTCATCAGCGAAGCCTAAAATTGCTGAATATCATTTCACGACAATTGTTCCTAACTTAGGAGTGGTTGAAACAGATGACAATCGAAGCTTCGTCATGGCAGATTTACCAGGACTAATTGAAGGTGCGCATTCTGGTGTCGGTTTAGGACATCAATTTTTACGTCATATTGAAAGAACACGCGTTATCCTACACGTAATTGATATGGCTGGCACAGAAGGCCGTGATCCATACGAAGATTACGTGACGATTAATAAAGAACTGGAAGAATATAATCTTCGCTTAACAGAAAGACCACAAATCATTGTAGCTAATAAAATGGACATGCCAGATGCTGAAGAAAAATTAGCAGAGTTCCGCGAAAAAGTAGGAGAAGATATAACAATATTCCCTATTTCTGCAATTACTCGTTCTGGTGTTCGTGAATTGTTATTTGCAGTGGCAGATGAACTTGAGGATGCGCCAGAATATCCGTTACATGATTTAGAAGAAATTGAACAACGTGTATTATATAAGCATGAAAAAGAAGCTCCACAGTTTACAATCACGAGAGACCCTGCTGGTATATGGGAGCTTTCTGGATTTGAAATTGAAAAGCTATTCCAAATGACGAATTTCGAACGAGAAGAATCGATTCGTCGCTTTGCTCGTCAAATGCGTGGAATGGGTGTTGATGAGGCACTACGTGGAAGAGGAGCGAAGGATGGCGATATCGTTCGTATCATGGAGTATGAGTTTGAGTTTATAGAGTAG
- a CDS encoding Spo0B C-terminal domain-containing protein, giving the protein MTKRDTIEILRHTRHDWLNKIQLIKANLTLQRFERIDELIEEIVMEAQHESSLSNINAPKLAELFLTFHWDPKMFKLEYEVWNSDINLGEFDEALYYTFISMFDMLEEVLDEINDNNLLVSIQKDENIIRFFFDISGIIKKKASVEKWFAEQSLFNVENKTINEKECTFECILHSK; this is encoded by the coding sequence ATGACTAAACGGGATACAATAGAAATATTGCGCCATACAAGGCACGATTGGTTAAATAAAATCCAATTGATTAAAGCTAATTTAACGCTACAACGATTTGAAAGAATAGATGAATTAATTGAAGAGATCGTGATGGAAGCGCAGCATGAATCATCACTGTCTAACATTAATGCTCCAAAGTTAGCGGAGTTGTTTTTGACGTTTCATTGGGACCCTAAAATGTTCAAGCTAGAATATGAAGTATGGAATAGTGATATCAATCTTGGAGAATTTGATGAAGCGCTATATTATACGTTTATTTCCATGTTTGATATGCTAGAAGAAGTTTTGGACGAAATAAACGATAATAATCTTTTAGTAAGTATTCAAAAGGATGAAAACATAATCCGTTTCTTTTTTGATATAAGTGGAATAATAAAAAAGAAAGCTTCAGTAGAGAAGTGGTTTGCTGAGCAGTCTTTATTCAATGTAGAAAATAAAACGATAAACGAAAAAGAATGTACGTTTGAATGTATATTACACAGTAAGTAG
- the rpmA gene encoding 50S ribosomal protein L27: protein MLRLDLQFFASKKGVGSTKNGRDSISKRLGAKRADGQFVSGGSILYRQRGTKIYPGENVGRGGDDTLYAKVDGVVKFERLGRDRKQVSVYPAAQEA from the coding sequence ATGTTAAGATTAGATCTTCAGTTCTTCGCTTCCAAAAAGGGAGTAGGTAGTACTAAAAACGGTCGTGACTCTATCTCTAAACGTCTAGGCGCTAAGCGTGCAGACGGTCAGTTCGTTTCTGGTGGATCAATTTTATACCGTCAACGCGGTACTAAAATCTATCCAGGTGAAAACGTAGGACGTGGTGGAGACGATACGTTATACGCTAAAGTTGACGGCGTTGTTAAGTTCGAACGTTTAGGTCGTGACCGCAAACAAGTTAGCGTATATCCTGCAGCTCAAGAAGCTTAA
- a CDS encoding ribosomal-processing cysteine protease Prp: MVKVKIRRNEHNEIESFTISGHANFAKKGSDIVCAGVSAVSFGAVNAIISLTGITPAIEQGADGFLHCLIPTDLDESTKEKIQLLLEGMLVSLETIERDYEKYITISK; the protein is encoded by the coding sequence ATGGTTAAAGTAAAGATTAGACGAAACGAACATAATGAAATCGAATCGTTTACAATCAGTGGACATGCTAATTTTGCGAAAAAAGGATCAGACATCGTATGTGCTGGAGTATCTGCTGTTTCATTCGGAGCAGTAAATGCTATTATCTCCTTAACCGGAATAACTCCTGCCATTGAGCAAGGAGCAGACGGATTTCTTCACTGTTTGATTCCTACAGATTTAGATGAATCAACAAAAGAAAAAATTCAATTGTTACTTGAAGGCATGCTTGTCTCTCTAGAAACAATTGAACGTGATTATGAAAAATATATAACCATTTCTAAATAG
- the rplU gene encoding 50S ribosomal protein L21 yields the protein MYAIIETGGKQIKVEEGQVVYIEKLDAVEGDTVTFDKVLFVGGENVKVGSPVVEGASVTAKVEKQGRAKKITVFKYKAKKNYRKKQGHRQPYTKVTVEKINA from the coding sequence ATGTACGCAATTATCGAAACTGGTGGTAAGCAAATCAAAGTAGAAGAAGGTCAAGTAGTCTACATTGAAAAGCTTGATGCTGTTGAAGGTGATACAGTTACTTTTGACAAAGTTCTTTTTGTTGGTGGCGAAAACGTTAAAGTTGGTAGTCCAGTAGTAGAAGGAGCTTCTGTAACGGCTAAAGTTGAAAAACAAGGTCGTGCGAAAAAGATCACTGTATTCAAATACAAAGCGAAGAAAAACTACCGTAAAAAGCAAGGTCATCGTCAACCATACACGAAAGTTACTGTTGAAAAAATCAACGCGTAA
- a CDS encoding Rne/Rng family ribonuclease, whose protein sequence is MEKEIWMNVSGTEKRIAIKEKDKVVEFFIDRPTLKKTEGNIYIGRVIKVLPGMQAAFVDIGGKDPGFLYRDHIASYQVSTLKRSEKEKTSISKWIHEGEAVVVQVVKEGEGMKGPKLTGLIEFPGEYIVYQPFGRFKSVSKKMNKDEREKWRLLANSWCTKEEGIIIRTSSEGKQVNVVEQELQQLQQEYIEIQKKADYPSKVPQLLKEDQNIVKKVIRDVQKEEISRIVVDDSDTFQWLKKHEYNVQFYSGKENIFSKHGIEEELNKALKRIVWLPSGGYIIIEHTEAMTVIDVNSGKYTGKTERGATFLKVNEEAAREIAKQLRLRNIGGIIIIDFIEMKHESEREKVLAAFKEEIRADRATVIPVGFTQLDLLQVTRKKIREPLTQLLMDKCNCCNGAGMVNSVETVVYKLEREIAEQKGKDIEAFVIEASTDVIKMLPNQVLPYQIYFHPVEKNPFYNIRFVGSEEEAKNRIQSLKHID, encoded by the coding sequence ATGGAAAAAGAAATTTGGATGAACGTAAGTGGAACGGAAAAGCGTATTGCAATAAAAGAAAAAGATAAAGTGGTAGAATTTTTCATCGATCGACCAACGTTAAAAAAGACAGAAGGAAATATTTATATAGGTCGGGTCATAAAAGTATTGCCAGGGATGCAAGCAGCCTTTGTCGACATTGGGGGCAAGGACCCTGGCTTTCTTTATCGTGATCATATCGCATCCTATCAAGTTTCTACTCTTAAAAGATCTGAGAAGGAAAAGACGAGTATTTCAAAATGGATACATGAAGGAGAAGCGGTTGTCGTTCAAGTTGTGAAAGAGGGAGAAGGAATGAAAGGCCCTAAATTAACTGGGTTAATTGAGTTTCCTGGGGAATATATCGTTTACCAACCATTTGGACGATTCAAATCAGTTTCTAAAAAAATGAATAAGGATGAACGAGAAAAGTGGCGATTGCTAGCTAATTCTTGGTGCACGAAAGAAGAGGGCATCATTATTCGAACTTCATCTGAGGGGAAACAAGTGAACGTTGTGGAACAAGAGCTACAACAGCTTCAACAGGAGTACATAGAAATTCAAAAGAAGGCGGACTATCCTTCCAAAGTGCCTCAACTTTTAAAAGAAGACCAAAATATCGTAAAAAAGGTTATTCGTGATGTCCAAAAGGAAGAGATTAGCCGAATTGTAGTCGATGACAGTGACACGTTTCAATGGTTAAAAAAGCATGAATACAATGTCCAGTTTTATTCTGGCAAGGAAAATATTTTTTCAAAACATGGAATAGAGGAAGAGTTAAATAAAGCACTAAAGCGAATCGTTTGGTTGCCGAGTGGAGGCTACATCATTATTGAACATACGGAAGCGATGACGGTAATTGATGTTAACTCTGGAAAGTATACTGGAAAAACAGAGCGAGGGGCGACCTTTTTAAAAGTAAACGAAGAAGCCGCTCGAGAAATCGCCAAGCAGCTTCGTTTACGTAATATCGGTGGGATTATTATTATCGATTTTATTGAAATGAAACATGAAAGTGAACGGGAAAAGGTGTTAGCTGCTTTTAAAGAAGAAATAAGAGCAGATCGCGCAACGGTCATTCCTGTCGGTTTTACACAGTTAGATTTATTACAAGTTACGAGAAAAAAAATTCGCGAACCGTTAACCCAGCTGTTAATGGATAAATGTAACTGTTGTAATGGTGCTGGAATGGTTAACTCCGTAGAGACCGTTGTATATAAATTAGAACGGGAAATTGCAGAGCAAAAAGGAAAAGATATAGAGGCGTTTGTTATTGAAGCATCAACAGACGTAATTAAAATGCTTCCTAATCAAGTTCTACCGTACCAAATTTACTTTCACCCAGTGGAAAAAAATCCGTTTTACAACATTCGCTTTGTTGGTAGTGAAGAAGAAGCAAAGAATCGAATACAATCGTTGAAACATATTGACTAA